A stretch of DNA from Leptospiraceae bacterium:
GAGGTTCGTATTTAGAATCAATGCCTGTAAAATTCTTCAACTCACCACTTCTCGCTTTTTTATACAAACCTTTCGGGTCCCGCGTCTCACATACTTCAATGGGAGTAGAAATATAAATCTCTTTGAACTCATCATCAGAAAACAATTCTCTCACAAGTTGTCGATCCTTTTTAAATGGAGAAATAAAACA
This window harbors:
- a CDS encoding adenylyl-sulfate kinase, coding for CFISPFKKDRQLVRELFSDDEFKEIYISTPIEVCETRDPKGLYKKARSGELKNFTGIDSKYEPPDNPDIVIDTSKLSIDEGISEICFKLGLVKK